The region ttttgatttgaaatgaaatgacgaatatgaggttaaagtgcagacattCAGATTTCATTTGCAGATATTTACATCCGTATCTGGCAAACCGTGTAGGAATCGCagctctttttatacatattcccCCCATTATGGGGGACCAAACGTAACTggtaaattactgtaattaattCCCTCAATTTATTAGATCTGACAGTCTGTGGCTCATTGGACTTTGAGTTCAACACGATGAGAAGTGATTCAAAGGTTGAGTCCCTGGGCAGCAGTGttgtataatggttagggagctAGGCTTGCAACCCAAAGGTTTTAACCCAAAAGGtccaggttcagttcccagggaggacactgcccttgtacccttcagcaaggcacttaacctgaatcgcttcagtacatatccagctgtataaatggatactatgtaccACTGTtgtgtacgtcactttggataaaagcatcggCTAAAAATGTCTGTCATGTAATGCactatgaattattttatttcaaatccaatgacCTGGAGTGCAgcgccaaaacaacaaaaaatgtgttgctgtCCCAGTACTTTTGGCATTTAACCATGTCAAACAAAAAAGATCAAAAGcatcagaaaacagaaaaaagaaaaaagtacttTTCTCGTAATTTGGTTATTTTCAAATACTTCCAAGTTCTTGATTTCTAAATGTGAGAACTTTTGGGGATACTCAAGGGGAGAGGAAATGCGGATTACTCACGTGGATTTGTTTCCTTTGGTCTTCTCCTGGATGAGCTCCCCCCTGGGATTGACGGTGAAGATCCTCGCCTCGATCACGCCCACCTGCTTATAGGCGTAGGCATCCTACAGGAGACACACCCGCAGCTGCACTGAGAACGCTTCTCACAGCGCAAAGATAAAGACAAATGCTTTTAAACGTATACGTACATTTTTGAATGTGGGAGTTCATAAACGTTTCCCTCAAAGCCCTCTAAAATGACCACCCTACCGCTACAGACTCCGTTGCAACAAAATGGAGGACACTGCAGAGATTTTGAAGGGCTATAAATACTACACATTATTTGATTTTgacataaatttaaaatttcaagAGAAAGGATAGGGAAGAATTActgtttaaaacaataaaagaatgCCTCATTTAACCTCATTAGACATTACAGTGTTTAGAAAAATACAAACgctacaaaatacaaaaatggtaCAAACAGCACCCATCTATACCTTGTCAATCAAGTAATCTTAACTTTTTCTAACTGCTGAAGTTCATTAGACTGCATAGTCAAAATTAGCCTACACTAAAGGGGGGAAAGTTTAAGGTATAAAGCCCAATCTACTGTGAAGGCTAACTCTGACCACAGCCTATTGAGGGAAAATGTTCCAGTAATCGCGGTGGAAATGAGGCTGCTTGGTTTGTCCGCAGTGGGCAGTTACGTTGGTCCTGTTTCCGAAGGCTGCGTAGAAGGGCTGTCTGTGAGGATTGAAGAGGTCCCGAATGTCCGTGAGGCAGGCCACCTTGAACACCTCGGGCTTCTTCTCGATCACCTCCCTGCGGCAAACAGGCCCGCGTTTAGAAACGATTCTCCACAGCCCCAGCATGCAACGCAAGAAAACTAGAGGAaaacacccccccttcccagtaACCCCCGGTAAATATTCCAccttgatatatatatttttttttttggcagttgatAAGGGAAGTTTGTGATTATTTAAGTCAGGTCTGATCTGTGTATTCATCTCCAGCAATCTCTGAGACAGAATGTTTATTATACCATTCAGAAATGTGTCTGTTACTCATTTCTCAAATGCAGATAAAGAGATGTGGGCTATGGGGCAGAACTGAGTAATATGATATAATTAGACCTACAATGAAAGCTAGTTGGTATCAATGCAGGCTAAGAACAATGTCCAGGCAGGCCCACGGCTTGCATCACAATCTAGAGAAATACACCGACAGAAAActcaaactgaaaatgtattgcataAACGTATGAAGCACGCTAAGCGCAGGCTTTTCAGCAACAGCCCTCTTCAGTGTGCCGCACATGCAAAGAATACTAAAGAGGTTCGACCGCACACGAAGCACTTAAACAGAAAAAACCATATACGGCATGTGACACACACCGACCACCTCGCATGTCGATCTCTCAAACCATCGCCGATGGCAGTCACGCATCGCAGACAGGCCGATGCGTCCCCCATGGGCCCAGCCCTACTCCAGACTAACCCAGCGTGTGCGTGAACATGCGCCGAGCAGGAGGTcatgttgggggggtgggagggggggggggggctgacctgTGCAGGGCAGAGAAGAGGCTGCTGGGGGCCAGCAGGACGGGGCCTTTGGGCAGGACGGTTCCTCTGTCGTTCACCCACTGCAGGTAGCCCTTGGTGATGTCGGCCATGCCGATGGCCCGCGCGGAGCAGTACAGGAACTTGTAGCCGTTCCTACAGGAGGCGCGGGTCAGCATAAGGCCGATTACAGTTAGTTACACAATTCAACGCTCaaccctcctcccccaaccAGCACACAACCGTTTACCCAAGATACGAATCAGTCTGGTGTGCAGACCTACGCTGTTGGACCGtccaaaaaaaagtgtgtttcaACAATCTTTTACGGATAAATTTAGCCAGTTTATGTTGGCGCAGGGCTGCGACGTACTGGTGAATTTTGTGGTAGAGTCTGGCGATGCCGTGGTGGGTCCAGTCTTTGCCCAGCTGAGGGAGAATGTGCCCGAGGGCGTCCGACCTGTGTTGAGCAACGGCAGTGTTAACAACAGCACCtgaacacgcatgcacaggcaAGCGCAGTTACAgtgttgcattaaaactatGTATTCGTCAATGGACCAATGCTCTGAGTTCCAGTACAATCAACGCTCCAGAAAATTCTCTTTCACAACATTCACATCATTCATTTGCTAGGAAAATCCCAGCATCTTACAAACGCTTACATCTTTACCCCATTGATAAGGCAAATTACTTGTAATATCTCTCCGCCATTTTGTAATTGAACCTGAGGCCTATGAGTCGCATGTCCGCTTGCCAGACCGCTGCGCTACTTCGATGCGCTTTCccgccggggcgggggcgggggcggtggcggAGGGCGACCGCGCGGCGACGCTCACTTGGTGATGGTGCCGTCGATGTCGGAGATGACGACCTGGTCGTCCCAGTTCCACAGGTAGATGGCAGCCTCGCAGCGACAGGTGCCCTGGTACTGAGTGGTCACGCTGAACACCACCGTGTTGGCCCCCTCCCGCAGGTTCAGCCGCTCCTGAACACGACAAAAATGCAGGCTGAGGTGCAGGTCGCCCCAACTGGTGTACTAGAAACCACTGATGTACAGTACGTGAACAGTAAGTAATGGTGTAATAGAGAACACTGGTGTACAGTACATAATGGTGTAATAGAAACCAATGGTGTACAGTAAGTAAAGCTGTACTAGAAACCACTGATGTACAGTAAGTAATGGTGTACTAGAGACCGCTGGTGCACAGTAGATACACGGTAAGTAATGGTGTACTACAGACCGCTGATGAGCAGTACATAAGCAGTGAGGAGTGGCGTACTATCTGCTCGGAGGTGAGGCGCAGGGACTTGCGGTACATCTGGCTGATGCACTGCGCGGTGGACAGAGCCTCCGGCGAGCTGCCCTCCCGCGCTCTCCCGGAGTCGCCGTCGTCTTCGCTGGACGTCTGAGCCGCCTTCCCCCTGAGGAACGCACACGCGGCTCGCCGTCAGCGCTTCAGCTCCACGCCTCGGCTCACACCACGCACAGGAGCGCAAAGCCAACCGCCAGCGCGCCGAGCGGAACACCGACGACACCAGGACGACCTCAGGCAAAAAAGGCAAAGGGAGCTTCGCCGCATCTCGGATGACGACACGTCGTGCCACGCCTGCCGTTTTGGCGAAGCGGCGGTCGGCGGGCGTGGCACGCCGCCGGCAACGACGCACACGCCCCTTGCGCCTAACAGCGAGgctgtcatttctaaaagcCGGGTGTGGGCTTTTCAAACAGCTGGCGGGCCaatgcattctttaaaaaaaattgttgccCAATGTGACGCCAAGTTGGAGATTTTTTTCTCGTGGGATGAATCACTGTTGTACGCACACCGGCAcgccacaaaaacaaagaaaggatTTTTTCCGACAACACAGCTCCATCACAAAACGCTGTCAAGCGGTTACTAAGGATTTAACAGAGCCTGATGTTTTACGTCACCTAGCAGAGGCAGGCCTGTACAATCCAGAGATGACAATGTTATCAATTCAGAATGTGACTTTCAAACACAAGCTTTTGTTGGAAGGAGCGTAGCAGCGGAGGTGGGATTGCCACAGAACCTGCTAGACTTGTCGCAGCTGTGGAAGGAGTGCGAATGTGAATTGAGAAAGAGCTTTAAGGTGCTGCTTACTTTAAGGTAGACGGACCCTGGTCTGAGGCCAGAGCACCCaactgctccccctgctggccgagTTTAGAACTGGTCTGCTGTAACTGGAGCTGAAAAATCCCAACAGCAGAATCagcctcataaaaaaaaaatattctaaaactGTGAATTCACTAAATTCAACGGATGATCGTACAGCTTATTATCTTCAGTATTTTTCTGAGCGCAGCACTCCTAagctacacatttttttctacagCAAGGTCAAAACATTTCCCGCAAGAAACGCAAAACAGCACTTCCCTGCGTTCAGGatttaaatgcaaaactgaGAAGAGAACCAGCTTAACCAGCTATAAAATGAAGGGTTGTGATTCTCGCTGGAAGGAAGCCCCCGCCGCGTACCTGTTTAGTGTCCATGTCTCTCCGTCGCCAGGAGAACCACCAGCGCCCAGACTTCTTGGGCATCCTGTCTTTCACCAGCTGCTCTATGCTGCTCTGCAGAGGCAGAACCGGGGTTAGCCAAACGACACCACGGAACGTTCTAGAGATCATTCAGATTCAAGAACCAGGAAAATTAACCGTAACAACTGAAGTCACAAGAATGCATTTCAATTAAACCAAATACACACAGTTTATAATTACACACAAGACAATTCAAACTGAAATTGTAAGTTAATTAAACTGGccatgtcttttaaaaaaagcatactGAAATCTTTTCTAAAGCACTGCAAAAGTAGTAATAAAAATATCAGTACCTTTGGCAGGTTCTTCTGAAAGGCCTGCATTGACAGGATCATTGGAGCAGCCACAGCCCAGTTATAATAGCTGCACAACAGAAAGATTCAATATTACAGTAAATGAGGGGGTGTGCGAGAATCCACTGGATATGCACACCTTTTCCCaagatattttattaaattattccaTTATTATCCAGGGGGTGAAGAATGAGGCAAAGGTGAAAATATTTAGCACTAGAAGGCAAGCCGAGATGGTCTGAAGGGCTGGTTTCTTGTCATTATGCATTCTGCTCCTACAAAATTTTCCAATTTCTTATTGTAGGGTCAATTCTAACACAACCTGAAGAGAATTTAAACCAACTAAACAATCATGCTGATCAACAGACTAGCAGACACTGATCTTTCATAATTGTGGCTTCTCTTCAGCCATGTATAGTCTTTCCCAAAttcgcacgtacgcacgcaaaATACTTGCTTTGAGTTAATGCAGATGACCAGATTGGGGTCCTCAATAATCCCAGGGTTCTTGGCGAAATCCTGAAAACTGACGATGTGCTCCATGAATTTttctaaagagagagagagtgtgagagagtgagagagaaatctGTTAATTCATCAGTATTATAAACTATGGTAATAGTACAGTTACCATGATTGCCATTACCATTACTGTCTTTACCACAACAATACGGTTACAGTACATGAAACTATTTGTTAATTTGgtgttgttgccattttcacagTCTTAAGCAATGTAAGTTACAATGTACAGCCATGGCTTTTCCAATAAACTGAATACGCATCTGAATCTGAGAGCAAAGcagccgccattttgttttttaaaccacGAAGCAGAGCGCCGCTACCTTTGTTGATGTGGCTGGTGTCCACCGCCCTGCCGCAGAGGGACATGGTGACGTCCAGCAGGTCGCCCGTGGAGTCTGACAGGTACTCCGTGCCGCTGTCCATCGCCCCGCTGCCCACTGACTGCGGGGACTGGTTTCCTGAGTGGGagcccggctccgcccccggccgAGACCCCGCCTCCGCCTCGCTGCGTACGGGAAACGGGAAGCGGGCGGGTTCGTTAGCGTGCAGGCCTTCAGCGCGAGCGCGTTTAGTCTCAATGCAGAACCGGCCCTCACGGGCGTTACTACCAGGGCTGTGTTCACTCCAGCTAAACGGCTCTCTCTCGCTGCGGGGTAGGttaacaggaagaggaaacgaGCCGCGTACCTTTTAGGGAAATAGAGGGCTGCCACTTCCGGGTTGAGGTTAGACAGGTCATCCAGGTATATGTCAGAGGGGCCCAGGTGCTGGCTTCTTTTACCTGTGCCAAAGAGCAGCACAACACCACAACTCAAcaacctctcaaacacattttaggcAAATGGACTTGGTGCTTTGATCAAATACCTATATTTACCAAACAAGAGAATAATTTTTACACCGGTTGTCCAGAACCAAGCTAATACGTTTCAAATCGCGATCAGTGAGGTTTGGCTTTAAATTTGAATTGAGGACATTTCAACTTAATTAATTTATCATTCATGTTAGTCAGCCATTCAATAGAAAATGGTCAATCTCTATGTTTTCTTCTGCTCTCTCTAACTACAGGAATCTCTGGTTGCCATGGACTGTAGCCACAGAGTTGCCCTTGGTCATATCTCTGTTTGATGAAAGgtacacattttgtatgcatCAGCTACAATGGCAGAGAGCTCTGAATAAGCTCTGGGATTGTTCCCACCGGCTCCGTATTTAGGGCTGACCGGTGTGGACTGCCTGTTCTCCTGTGTCCCTGcttacctttctttttttcctgtgagtCCGTTTTGGCTGCCGCCTCCGCCGAGCCGGCCTGGTTCTCCGGCTGCACCTCGTTCTCCCCGGCCTGGGCGGAGTCCGTCACCTTGACGACCTCGGCTTGGTCGCTTACGCTTAAGGGGGCCTGAGCCGCCTCCTCCGTCGagccctgctcttcctcctcctcctcctcccccccagcccccaggcAGAGCACAACCCCCCCGGCGTCCCGGTCCCCCTGCCCCGCGCTCTCCGCCTCCCAGCCAGCCGGTCCCGGGGGGGCCGCCCCGTCCACAGCGCATTCGGCGCCCCCCTCCGAGGAAGGGAGCTGCGTTTCCAGGAGGAGGGAGCCCTCCAGCTCGGGCTCCAAGGGGTCCTGGgccgggaggggcgggggctggtTCGGGGTGGAGTGGGAGGGTCCCGGCAGCTCCTCGGTGGGTGGGGCTTCCCAGTGGGCGGTGCCGGGGCGGGGCTCGGGGCGGATCACGGTCACGCCTCCCCCCTGGCTCCCCCCGTCCGGCCCGGGCTCCGGGTCCATGTCGAAGGAGTCCTGGCGCTGGATGGTCCGGAAGTG is a window of Anguilla anguilla isolate fAngAng1 chromosome 13, fAngAng1.pri, whole genome shotgun sequence DNA encoding:
- the LOC118211519 gene encoding phosphatidate phosphatase LPIN2-like isoform X2; amino-acid sequence: MNYVGQLAETVFVTVKELYRGLNPATLTGGIDVIVVRQPDGSLQCSPFHVRFGKLGVLRSKEKVVDIEINGEPVELHMKLGDNGEAFFVEENEHLEERVPAHLCTSPIPTEGPEGPESPPSALCRRKKRRRKRVRSDSHLREDGGSSSDDRDATETEALREEPLAPILASKSVYYSICEEPFEGVAGAPARDVHPHSDGEWSPSESLYCDRPPSPKSDSELLVKPQETAGPQMQWHWGGFPKVCDRSERSEWTPVEVQRSSPLPVPLPCSQNTHFRTIQRQDSFDMDPEPGPDGGSQGGGVTVIRPEPRPGTAHWEAPPTEELPGPSHSTPNQPPPLPAQDPLEPELEGSLLLETQLPSSEGGAECAVDGAAPPGPAGWEAESAGQGDRDAGGVVLCLGAGGEEEEEEEQGSTEEAAQAPLSVSDQAEVVKVTDSAQAGENEVQPENQAGSAEAAAKTDSQEKKKGKRSQHLGPSDIYLDDLSNLNPEVAALYFPKSEAEAGSRPGAEPGSHSGNQSPQSVGSGAMDSGTEYLSDSTGDLLDVTMSLCGRAVDTSHINKEKFMEHIVSFQDFAKNPGIIEDPNLVICINSNYYNWAVAAPMILSMQAFQKNLPKSSIEQLVKDRMPKKSGRWWFSWRRRDMDTKQLQLQQTSSKLGQQGEQLGALASDQGPSTLKGKAAQTSSEDDGDSGRAREGSSPEALSTAQCISQMYRKSLRLTSEQIERLNLREGANTVVFSVTTQYQGTCRCEAAIYLWNWDDQVVISDIDGTITKSDALGHILPQLGKDWTHHGIARLYHKIHQNGYKFLYCSARAIGMADITKGYLQWVNDRGTVLPKGPVLLAPSSLFSALHREVIEKKPEVFKVACLTDIRDLFNPHRQPFYAAFGNRTNDAYAYKQVGVIEARIFTVNPRGELIQEKTKGNKSTYSRLSELVDHVFPLIVRGRTSSFDYPEFSHFSFWREPLPPVDLSALL
- the LOC118211519 gene encoding phosphatidate phosphatase LPIN2-like isoform X1 — encoded protein: MYSQTMNYVGQLAETVFVTVKELYRGLNPATLTGGIDVIVVRQPDGSLQCSPFHVRFGKLGVLRSKEKVVDIEINGEPVELHMKLGDNGEAFFVEENEHLEERVPAHLCTSPIPTEGPEGPESPPSALCRRKKRRRKRVRSDSHLREDGGSSSDDRDATETEALREEPLAPILASKSVYYSICEEPFEGVAGAPARDVHPHSDGEWSPSESLYCDRPPSPKSDSELLVKPQETAGPQMQWHWGGFPKVCDRSERSEWTPVEVQRSSPLPVPLPCSQNTHFRTIQRQDSFDMDPEPGPDGGSQGGGVTVIRPEPRPGTAHWEAPPTEELPGPSHSTPNQPPPLPAQDPLEPELEGSLLLETQLPSSEGGAECAVDGAAPPGPAGWEAESAGQGDRDAGGVVLCLGAGGEEEEEEEQGSTEEAAQAPLSVSDQAEVVKVTDSAQAGENEVQPENQAGSAEAAAKTDSQEKKKGKRSQHLGPSDIYLDDLSNLNPEVAALYFPKSEAEAGSRPGAEPGSHSGNQSPQSVGSGAMDSGTEYLSDSTGDLLDVTMSLCGRAVDTSHINKEKFMEHIVSFQDFAKNPGIIEDPNLVICINSNYYNWAVAAPMILSMQAFQKNLPKSSIEQLVKDRMPKKSGRWWFSWRRRDMDTKQLQLQQTSSKLGQQGEQLGALASDQGPSTLKGKAAQTSSEDDGDSGRAREGSSPEALSTAQCISQMYRKSLRLTSEQIERLNLREGANTVVFSVTTQYQGTCRCEAAIYLWNWDDQVVISDIDGTITKSDALGHILPQLGKDWTHHGIARLYHKIHQNGYKFLYCSARAIGMADITKGYLQWVNDRGTVLPKGPVLLAPSSLFSALHREVIEKKPEVFKVACLTDIRDLFNPHRQPFYAAFGNRTNDAYAYKQVGVIEARIFTVNPRGELIQEKTKGNKSTYSRLSELVDHVFPLIVRGRTSSFDYPEFSHFSFWREPLPPVDLSALL